From the Parafrankia irregularis genome, the window GACGACGCCGTGGCGGCGGGCCGGGACGTCTCCGATCCCGACGTTCTGGAAGACCTCGCCCTGGGCTAGTGCGCCCCTGGCCGCGCTCAGGGTGACGAGGCGCCTGCCGCTAAAGTGCCCATTCATGCACCTGGCGTGACCACGGGTGGGGTGGGGAGTGGCGGGTTCACCAGATCGGCGCGATGTACCGGACGTCGTTCGCGACGTCGTGGCGTTGGCTGGCGGCAGCGGTAGCGGCAGCGGTAGCGGCAGATGGTGGTGGTGGGGAGCGCGCCCGGTCGTCTCGGCACCGGTCGTGTCCGACGAGCTCGCGGCGGCGGTCGCGGCCGCGGTGCCCGGCGCCTGGGTGGTGCGGATGCCGCCGGCCGACGACCTGCGCGTCCAGGACGCGATCGACGAGGCGCTGCGCGGGGCGGGCACGGCGGCTCCGGACACACGGCGGTACGACGATCTCACCGCCGCGCTGCGGCGACCGGCCGGAGCCGGCGGTGGATCGGGCGGAGCCGGCCGTGGGCCGGGCAGCGGAGCCGGTGCGGCAGAGGATCTCCTCGACCGGCGGCGGATCGCCGCGCGGCGGGAGCGGTGGAAGCACGCGGTGGAGCCGGTCGTCCTGCTGTGGCTCGGTCTCGCGAGCCTGGGCGCCTCCCTGATGAGCGCCGCCGACGTCAGGGAGTTCGGCCAGGGGGACCTCGCGTACAACCTCGGCGCCGTCTGCCTGTGCACAGGCATGCTGCTCATCGCCGCACGGCTGCTCGCGGGGCTGTGGCGACTGGCCCGTGGCGGCATCCGGGCAGTGCCGACGGAACAGGAACTGGCACAGGCGCTCCTGCGTGACCTTCGGTACGACGCGCGCCGCTTCTTCCCCACCGGCTGGTTCCGCGCACGTGACGTGCCGGGGCGCCTGCCGGTCCTGCTCGTGGCCACGCCCGCGGACGGCAGGCGGCCGGTCCTGCTCGACGAGTACCTCCGCTGGCATTCCCCACGGCTGCCCCGGTGGATGTGGTGGATCGTCGCTGCCGCTCGCCGGCCCTCGGCGATCGTCGTGACCGACCATCCGATGCCGGTGACCGTGGACCAGCAGATCCGTGCCGTGTGGCGGCGACGCGCGCAGGGCCGTTCCTGGCTGCGGGCGCGTCGCAGGGCCCTGCGAGGCCTGCCCGCGGCCGTCGTGACCTGGTGGAACAGCCTGCCGGGCCCGGCATGGCGGCGGCCGGGGGCCGCGGCGGGGGCCGCGGCGGGGGCGGTGGTTCGCCTGCGCTTCGCCAGGCGCTGCCGTGCCCGGCTGGCCGGCGGGTTCCTCGCGTTCCTCGCCCTTGCCTGGCCGCGGCGGGCCCGACCGCGGCTGCGCCGGCTGACCGCGTATGCCCTCGTGTCCGTCCTGACGGCGACGGCGCTGTACATCCAGCGCAGCCCCAGCCAGCCCTACTGCCTGCGGCCCATGGCCGGCTCGGAGCAGGACCTGTCGACCGACAGCGCCGGGGACGAGTGGATCGGCTACCGGACCTGCCTCGGCTGGAGCCAGCTCGCCGGGAACGTCGCCGGCGGGGCGGTGTCCGCCGTCGCCGACCGGCTCGCCGTGCGCCAGCCGGGCCCCGACGACACTCCCGACCTCTTCGACGAGAACCTGATCTACCGGGAGAACAAGAGAGTGCGACAGCTGGCCGGCGCCCAGCGCCCACTCGTCACGGTCGCGCTGATCACCTCTCTCACCTCCGCCGCCCCCACCAGGGCGATCCGGTCGGTGGTGGCCGAGCACGAGGGCCTGGCCGGCGCCTACGCCGCACAGCGGCGGATAAACAGCGCGCGCAGCACCCACCTGCCGTACGTGCGTCTCGCCATCGTCAACACCGGCGACCTCACGGTCCGCCCCGGCACCGAGACCGCCATCGGCAGACATCTGGAAACCCTGGCGAAGAAGCTGCGGCAGCTCGCCGCGGACCCGACGCTGGCCGCCGCCGTCATCACCGTGAACAGCATGGCGCAGGTGCAGGACGCCCTGGGCGCGTCGCTCGGCGCCGCCGGTGTCCCGATGATCAGCCCGACGATGAGCGCGGACGGATTCGGGGAGCCTCTCGCCCGCGCCGTCGGGCGCGACGACGACCTCGCCACGGCCGCGCCCGGCACCTCCCCGGCTGGTACCTCCTCGCCCGGTTCCTCTTCGCCCGGCGCCTCCCTGACCGGTGCCGCGCTCCTGAGCGCGGCCGCGGGCGCGGTGACGCCCCGCCCGCAGCCGATGTTCTTTCAGATCAACTCCACCAACGACGACCAGGTCCAGCTGATCTACGAGTACGCCCGCAACCGGAACGAGCCGCTGGCCTTCTTCTTTCCGGTCACCGACGCATCGCGGACCGAGCCGGCCGCCGACGATCTCTATCTGACCTCGCTGTACTGCGACGTGTGGCGGCGGCGCCCGTCGTCACACGTCCAGGAGCTCTCCGGCGGGTCCGCAGGTCCGGGGAAGGCGCGGTCGACCTGCCCGCCAGCGCCCGTGGCGGTGGCAGACCCGAGCCCGGCCGCACCGCAGGTGCCGGTCTCCCTCGTACCGTGGTCGTCGGACCGGCCGCTCTCCGAGACCGCCCGCGTCGCCTGCCCGCCGGAGACACCCGACGTCCAACCCCGAGTGGCTTCGGCTTCAGGTCCGGGCACGGTTACGGCTACGGAGGAGACGTCCGGTGCTGGGCGCCCTGTGGTCTTCTTCGGCGGGCGGTACACGGATTTCGCCGAGTTCGCCCAGGCACTTCGTCTCGCCTGCGGATCCAGGATGCCGCAGGTGGCGGTCTCCGACTCCGCGGGGCGTTTCCTGGCGGACCGGGAACTGGCCCGCCACGTGCCGCACGGCGTGCAGGTGCTCATCGCCTACCGTGGCCGCACGCTGACCTGCGCGGGAATGGCCGGCGCCGGTGACGCCGGCGCCGGCGCCGGCGGACAGCAGCTGGACTTCTACGACGACATCCGCGCCTACCTGGGCCGCTGCGCGGGGCCGGGAGCCCATCCGGAGGACCGCTGGCTCGCCGGCGGATGGGCAGCGTTCAGCTACGACTCACTCCTGCTGATCAACGACGCGTTGATACGAGCGGGTGTTCCGCCCACCGCGTCGGACGCCCGCGGACGGATCCTGGGCTGCCTGCGCGGCCCGGCGGCCGGAGCCTGCACCAGCACCGACTACCCCGGCGTCTACGGAACCATCCAGCTCGACGGCAACGGTGTCGGCCGGCCCCCCGCCGTCCTGCTGCGGGTCGAGGACCTCACCACCGCCTTCGACTCGCCCAGTCAGGTGAGCGTCGTGGGTACCTGTGCTCCCACGGCGGCACCGTGCGACGCCCGTTTCCCGGCGGACGTCCGGTAGCGGCAGCCGGGTGCGCACGGCGTCATGGCCGCGTGTCGGCCAGGTTCTGGACCGGCGGCGGTGTCGGCACCGACGCCGATGCCGACGCAGCCGCAGCCGCCACCGACGGCGATGCTGGCGGCGGTGTGGGCACGGTTGTGGTTTCCGGGCGGTTCGGGCGCAGCAGGAGGCCGGCACCCGCCGCGGCGAAGGACAGCGCCGCCATCAGCCAGTAGATGTGCTCGTAGGGCGTGAGGGGATCGCTCCCGGCGCGGCTCTCGAGGAGCATCGCCAGTGCCGCGATGCCGAGGGCACCGCCGATCTGGCGGGCCGCGATGTTCAGGCCGACGGCGGCGGCGAAGCGGGTCGGGTCGACGGACAGCGCCGCCGCACTCGACGAGCCGACGGAGATCGCGCCGATCCCGAGGCCCAGGCCGAACCCGCCGGGCAGCCACACAGTGAGGAAGCTCGGCTCGGCCGGGAGCCACAGCGCGAGCGCGCCGGCCGTCGCCGCCAGCGTGAGCGCGCCGGCGACGACGAGCACCCGCGGTGACGCCTGCCGCTTCGATCGGCTGATCGTGAACCCGACCAGCGCGGAGAACACGGCTCCCGGCGTCATCGCGAGCCCGGCGCGCAGCGCCGAGTAGCCCCAGACGCTCACCAGGAACAGCACGCCCAGCAGCAGCGACGCGAAGAGGAACGCGCCGAACAGGGCGGAGACCGCGTTCGCGGCCGCGTAGGTGCGGTTGCGCCACAGGCCGACCTCGATCGCCGGGCTCGGATGGCCCGCGGACCGGCCGATGGCCGCCAGTGTCGCGGCGGCGCCGCCGACCAGGCAGGCGAGCGTCGCCGGGTCCGCCCAGCCCCACCGCTCGGC encodes:
- a CDS encoding sulfotransferase family protein, whose translation is MAGSPDRRDVPDVVRDVVALAGGSGSGSGSGRWWWWGARPVVSAPVVSDELAAAVAAAVPGAWVVRMPPADDLRVQDAIDEALRGAGTAAPDTRRYDDLTAALRRPAGAGGGSGGAGRGPGSGAGAAEDLLDRRRIAARRERWKHAVEPVVLLWLGLASLGASLMSAADVREFGQGDLAYNLGAVCLCTGMLLIAARLLAGLWRLARGGIRAVPTEQELAQALLRDLRYDARRFFPTGWFRARDVPGRLPVLLVATPADGRRPVLLDEYLRWHSPRLPRWMWWIVAAARRPSAIVVTDHPMPVTVDQQIRAVWRRRAQGRSWLRARRRALRGLPAAVVTWWNSLPGPAWRRPGAAAGAAAGAVVRLRFARRCRARLAGGFLAFLALAWPRRARPRLRRLTAYALVSVLTATALYIQRSPSQPYCLRPMAGSEQDLSTDSAGDEWIGYRTCLGWSQLAGNVAGGAVSAVADRLAVRQPGPDDTPDLFDENLIYRENKRVRQLAGAQRPLVTVALITSLTSAAPTRAIRSVVAEHEGLAGAYAAQRRINSARSTHLPYVRLAIVNTGDLTVRPGTETAIGRHLETLAKKLRQLAADPTLAAAVITVNSMAQVQDALGASLGAAGVPMISPTMSADGFGEPLARAVGRDDDLATAAPGTSPAGTSSPGSSSPGASLTGAALLSAAAGAVTPRPQPMFFQINSTNDDQVQLIYEYARNRNEPLAFFFPVTDASRTEPAADDLYLTSLYCDVWRRRPSSHVQELSGGSAGPGKARSTCPPAPVAVADPSPAAPQVPVSLVPWSSDRPLSETARVACPPETPDVQPRVASASGPGTVTATEETSGAGRPVVFFGGRYTDFAEFAQALRLACGSRMPQVAVSDSAGRFLADRELARHVPHGVQVLIAYRGRTLTCAGMAGAGDAGAGAGGQQLDFYDDIRAYLGRCAGPGAHPEDRWLAGGWAAFSYDSLLLINDALIRAGVPPTASDARGRILGCLRGPAAGACTSTDYPGVYGTIQLDGNGVGRPPAVLLRVEDLTTAFDSPSQVSVVGTCAPTAAPCDARFPADVR
- a CDS encoding MFS transporter; the encoded protein is MSSRAPAPPSARTPLLLACGGSFLAFLDAMITNLAVPDLAHDFEVGVTSVSWVVTIYAIPLAALLAPAGRLADVLGRRRLFLIGATVFTAASLLVAVAPVFAALLVGRAAQGVGAALLIPASFAIVLADTAPERRAAAIALWSASASLAAVLGPVAGGVLVDAVGWRVLFCVNVPLGIWLLARARQLPTAAPAPTPTPARPQTAAAQRGRFPDATATALLTGGIAALVLGLTEAERWGWADPATLACLVGGAAATLAAIGRSAGHPSPAIEVGLWRNRTYAAANAVSALFGAFLFASLLLGVLFLVSVWGYSALRAGLAMTPGAVFSALVGFTISRSKRQASPRVLVVAGALTLAATAGALALWLPAEPSFLTVWLPGGFGLGLGIGAISVGSSSAAALSVDPTRFAAAVGLNIAARQIGGALGIAALAMLLESRAGSDPLTPYEHIYWLMAALSFAAAGAGLLLRPNRPETTTVPTPPPASPSVAAAAASASASVPTPPPVQNLADTRP